From one Trueperella pyogenes genomic stretch:
- a CDS encoding PAC2 family protein: MARFYTLDAHAQDLRVRTLVLNLVDPLIDAGNTAQAIDATINTLDAEKIGSFNPDALFDFRAQRPIVSYSDGHIVDMRMPHLDLMLVTDVLGESFLYLTGLEPDFQWNAVSEDILEIVERFHVETVYSFSAMPAPIPHTRPVDMLIRTTESAGEHPVVEGFAEHFAELSDVFEYKAGQRSIPVVNIRVRVPFYLVRGENPFFAGALAAVKMLAARGGPTFPLGDLEQLEDNQHVALAGMREEGSDFDDLIRHLEKDYDSSDIGFVTNEESVPAIPSSEEIGDAVEQFLASHESSPLDRVQKNLDPVHKTKTEQRGVSADLRRFGNGLRVGFGRFMRQNETDEPQDQSSEEPDSK, from the coding sequence GTGGCACGTTTCTATACACTTGACGCACACGCGCAGGATTTGCGGGTTCGCACGCTGGTGCTCAATCTGGTTGACCCGCTCATCGACGCGGGAAACACCGCACAAGCTATTGACGCCACCATTAACACTCTCGACGCGGAGAAAATCGGCTCCTTTAACCCGGACGCCCTCTTCGATTTCCGTGCCCAGCGCCCGATCGTCAGCTATTCTGACGGCCACATCGTGGATATGCGGATGCCCCACCTGGACCTCATGCTGGTCACCGACGTTCTCGGCGAGTCTTTCCTCTACCTCACTGGTCTCGAACCCGACTTTCAGTGGAACGCTGTGTCGGAAGACATCTTGGAAATTGTGGAGCGATTCCATGTGGAAACCGTCTATTCATTTTCTGCGATGCCGGCCCCGATCCCGCACACTCGCCCCGTCGACATGCTTATCCGTACCACCGAATCTGCGGGCGAGCACCCGGTGGTGGAGGGCTTCGCGGAGCATTTTGCAGAGCTTTCTGACGTCTTTGAATACAAGGCGGGGCAGCGTTCCATACCAGTGGTTAATATCCGCGTGCGGGTGCCGTTCTACCTGGTGCGCGGCGAGAATCCGTTCTTCGCAGGTGCCCTCGCGGCAGTGAAAATGTTGGCGGCTCGCGGCGGCCCAACGTTCCCATTGGGCGATCTGGAGCAGCTGGAGGATAACCAGCACGTGGCTCTGGCAGGGATGCGCGAAGAAGGATCCGATTTCGACGATCTTATTCGACACCTAGAAAAGGACTACGACTCCTCCGATATCGGTTTCGTCACCAACGAGGAGAGTGTGCCAGCTATCCCGTCGTCGGAGGAGATTGGCGACGCCGTGGAGCAGTTCCTCGCCTCGCATGAGTCCTCTCCGCTCGATCGGGTGCAAAAGAATCTCGACCCTGTTCACAAGACGAAGACCGAGCAGCGCGGCGTTAGTGCAGATCTGCGACGGTTTGGCAATGGTCTACGCGTGGGCTTTGGCAGGTTTATGCGCCAAAACGAGACAGATGAGCCACAAGACCAGTCTTCTGAAGAACCAGACTCCAAGTAA
- a CDS encoding DUF3040 domain-containing protein, whose product MALSDYERRMLEQLEAQLADDDPKLAESLAPEDAGFTRTAMSPKHLVVGLIVAVLGLMIVLGGVAGEMVVVGVLGVLVVFGGLWYVSEGLRKVAGEAGTPRKDRGSNSSFMEKQMEEWRKRQQR is encoded by the coding sequence ATGGCCCTTTCTGACTACGAACGTAGAATGCTTGAGCAGCTCGAGGCGCAACTCGCTGATGACGACCCGAAACTTGCAGAGTCGCTGGCTCCGGAGGATGCGGGCTTCACCCGCACGGCCATGTCGCCAAAACACCTGGTTGTTGGCCTGATCGTCGCGGTTCTTGGACTCATGATAGTTCTGGGTGGCGTGGCCGGAGAGATGGTTGTCGTCGGCGTTCTCGGCGTTCTCGTCGTCTTTGGGGGCTTGTGGTACGTCTCAGAGGGCCTGCGAAAGGTGGCGGGCGAAGCTGGCACTCCGCGCAAAGATCGTGGCTCGAATTCGTCTTTCATGGAGAAACAGATGGAGGAGTGGCGTAAGCGCCAGCAACGTTAA
- a CDS encoding spermidine synthase has protein sequence MPRKKAQATHVQTRMSAIDVVERDGLVTLYVDGVESSTIDPLDPAHLEFEYMQHVQIAADSMFEAGVSIRALHLGGAGCALARAIDAVRPGSRQLAVEIDPELATLVREWIDLPPSPRLRIRAEDARVTLDTNKGSWDLIVRDAFAAGRVPRQLTTVEAHAQAARLLSSGGLYALNIAGEAGLAPVYDEVLAVKMSFPHLAAIADPSILKGRRFGNVILLASPNPLPFESICRAIRRLPLPTTALSQTRLEESARGARLVHDADVGWPPETVDSP, from the coding sequence ATGCCACGCAAAAAAGCACAAGCAACACACGTCCAGACTCGCATGTCCGCCATCGACGTCGTCGAACGCGATGGCCTTGTCACCTTGTACGTGGACGGCGTGGAGTCCTCCACCATTGACCCGCTCGACCCGGCTCACCTGGAGTTCGAGTACATGCAGCACGTTCAGATCGCCGCCGATTCGATGTTTGAGGCCGGCGTTTCCATTCGGGCGCTACATTTGGGCGGTGCCGGATGCGCGCTGGCGCGTGCAATCGACGCCGTCCGCCCAGGCTCACGGCAGCTCGCTGTTGAGATCGACCCCGAGCTTGCCACGCTCGTGCGCGAATGGATCGATCTGCCGCCCTCACCTCGGCTTCGTATCCGCGCCGAGGATGCGCGCGTGACCTTGGATACGAACAAGGGCTCGTGGGATCTCATCGTCCGCGACGCTTTTGCTGCCGGGCGTGTCCCCCGCCAGCTGACGACTGTGGAGGCCCACGCACAGGCCGCCAGGCTTTTGAGCAGTGGCGGCCTGTACGCGCTCAACATTGCTGGCGAAGCCGGTCTCGCGCCGGTCTACGACGAGGTGCTGGCAGTAAAAATGAGTTTTCCTCACCTCGCCGCGATCGCTGATCCGTCGATCCTCAAGGGTCGTCGCTTCGGCAACGTCATCCTGCTTGCCTCCCCCAATCCGCTTCCTTTTGAGTCGATCTGCCGGGCCATTCGGCGGCTGCCGCTGCCTACCACCGCGCTCTCCCAGACGCGCTTGGAGGAATCGGCGCGCGGCGCTCGCCTCGTTCACGACGCCGACGTCGGCTGGCCACCAGAAACCGTAGACTCGCCATAG
- the mraZ gene encoding division/cell wall cluster transcriptional repressor MraZ, which translates to MFLGTYEPRLDDKGRLILPAKFRDQLQGGLVMTRGQEHCLYLFPMSEFENILDNLRQAPMTSKDARNYTRVFLSGANDQIPDKQGRVTIPIALREYAGLDREVAVIGSGARVEVWDLAKWNSYLEATESEFADREDELIPGLI; encoded by the coding sequence ATGTTCCTTGGTACGTACGAACCGCGTTTAGACGACAAGGGTCGGCTCATCCTCCCTGCGAAATTTCGAGATCAGCTGCAGGGCGGTCTGGTGATGACGCGTGGACAGGAACACTGCCTCTACCTTTTCCCCATGTCGGAGTTCGAAAACATTTTGGACAATCTCCGCCAGGCGCCCATGACCTCCAAGGACGCGCGTAACTACACCCGCGTCTTCCTATCGGGGGCCAATGACCAAATACCGGATAAGCAAGGCCGCGTGACTATCCCGATTGCACTGCGTGAATACGCGGGTCTCGATCGGGAGGTGGCGGTCATCGGATCAGGTGCGCGCGTCGAGGTGTGGGACTTGGCGAAGTGGAATTCGTACCTCGAGGCAACTGAATCCGAATTCGCGGATAGGGAAGACGAGCTCATCCCTGGGCTCATTTGA
- the dinB gene encoding DNA polymerase IV, producing the protein MSRAPRSATAKKDWGSDDSQTNILHVDMDAFFVSVELLTRPELVGKPVAVGGQDRGVIAAASYEARRYGVNSAMPVAQAKRLCPHLAILPPSRGLYSAVSARIMAIFEEVTPLVEPISVDEAFLDVSGSRKIFGSPVQIATELRRRIRAQEHVAASIGVAATKHVAKVASAHAKPDGLLLVPADQTLAFLHSLPVGALWGVGEKTRQKLDRKGIYTVGELAALGETRLRSLLGDAAGAHLYALAMGHDPRPVTPERREKSISREQTFFDPISRQEADKVLLYLAHDVARRLRAHSFVAWTVGIKVRAAADFSTISRSLTLGAPTNLAADIVAAARRLLEGISVPDGGIRLIGVKADNLADPEEGVQLSLIDDGRRGKVEAAMDSVRSRFGMGALGPCSLLNDDAV; encoded by the coding sequence ATGTCTCGCGCGCCGCGATCAGCTACTGCGAAGAAGGACTGGGGCAGCGACGATTCGCAGACCAACATCCTTCACGTGGACATGGACGCCTTCTTCGTCTCGGTCGAACTGCTCACGCGACCTGAACTGGTCGGCAAGCCAGTGGCTGTGGGTGGCCAGGATCGCGGCGTCATCGCGGCAGCCTCCTATGAGGCACGTAGATACGGCGTTAACTCAGCAATGCCTGTGGCCCAGGCGAAGCGGCTGTGCCCACACCTGGCCATCCTCCCGCCCTCGCGCGGCCTGTACAGCGCAGTCTCCGCGCGGATCATGGCAATCTTCGAAGAAGTCACCCCACTAGTGGAGCCCATCTCGGTGGACGAAGCCTTTCTCGACGTCAGCGGCTCCCGAAAAATCTTCGGATCCCCAGTGCAAATCGCCACCGAGTTGCGCCGCCGAATCCGCGCACAAGAACACGTAGCTGCCTCGATCGGCGTCGCTGCCACCAAACATGTGGCGAAGGTGGCCTCCGCCCATGCTAAACCCGACGGCCTGCTCCTCGTCCCGGCAGACCAGACGCTCGCCTTCTTGCACTCGTTACCCGTCGGGGCGCTCTGGGGAGTCGGGGAGAAAACGCGTCAGAAGCTCGATCGCAAGGGGATCTATACGGTTGGCGAACTGGCCGCACTCGGCGAGACTCGGCTACGTAGCCTCCTTGGCGACGCCGCCGGCGCGCATCTGTACGCGCTCGCTATGGGCCATGACCCCCGGCCAGTGACTCCCGAACGACGCGAAAAGTCCATCAGCCGCGAACAGACCTTCTTCGACCCCATATCGCGTCAAGAAGCGGATAAGGTGTTGCTTTATCTCGCCCACGACGTCGCCCGCCGACTGCGCGCCCACTCGTTCGTCGCCTGGACGGTTGGGATCAAGGTGCGTGCGGCTGCTGATTTCTCGACAATCTCGCGCTCGCTCACGCTCGGGGCGCCCACCAATCTGGCAGCAGACATCGTAGCTGCCGCCCGTCGGCTACTTGAGGGGATCAGTGTACCTGACGGGGGCATCCGCCTTATCGGAGTCAAGGCGGACAACCTCGCCGACCCAGAGGAAGGCGTTCAGCTTTCCCTTATCGACGACGGTCGACGCGGCAAGGTTGAAGCGGCGATGGACTCGGTGCGCTCGCGGTTCGGTATGGGAGCGCTCGGTCCGTGTTCGCTCTTGAACGACGATGCGGTTTGA
- a CDS encoding UDP-N-acetylmuramoyl-L-alanyl-D-glutamate--2,6-diaminopimelate ligase, producing MTSRSRTSLADIAQLIGATSVDGTVLGVCADNRLVQPGDLFIAARGATVHAAKFARLAVAAGAAAVLTDVEGAKIAGDLGVPVLVAADPARVAGLVASYCWGIPDQQLTTFAVTGTNGKTSTAYMLDDVLTRLGRNTGLIGTVEVRIAGEAVPAALTTPQPVDLQRILAQLVERGGTDLVMEASSHALAQGRTSPIRFDVAGFTNLTQDHLDYHETLEEYFKAKALLFDEQHSARGVIVVDDEWGQRLYREVSAARPGCVVSLSLAGNDADWLATSRVSGSAQHLHLAGPLGTLDTLTTLPGAFNVANAALAAVMVLESGVSVRELEQVLGRRGISPQIPGRMEVVGERPYTVVDFAHNTDALVKAMVSLRQLRAGKLIVLTGAAGDRDRGKRPMMAAAVAKHADYLIVTDDDPHSEDPAQIRSEMIAGIPEGFDFVEIGDRETAIREAITTAAREDTILIAGRGHETIQDVAGTARHIDDRVVARNALAQRMEEE from the coding sequence ATGACATCTCGGTCGCGCACGTCACTTGCCGACATCGCTCAACTCATTGGCGCCACCTCTGTAGACGGCACAGTCTTAGGGGTGTGCGCCGATAATCGCCTGGTGCAACCGGGGGATCTTTTTATCGCGGCGCGCGGTGCCACGGTCCATGCGGCCAAGTTTGCGCGCTTGGCGGTTGCGGCCGGGGCTGCAGCCGTGCTCACCGACGTCGAAGGTGCAAAGATAGCAGGTGACCTCGGCGTTCCGGTGCTGGTCGCCGCCGACCCTGCGCGCGTGGCCGGCCTCGTTGCTAGCTATTGTTGGGGGATACCCGACCAGCAGCTGACGACGTTTGCGGTGACTGGGACGAATGGCAAGACGTCGACCGCCTACATGCTCGACGACGTCCTCACCCGGCTCGGGCGCAATACTGGCCTCATCGGCACGGTTGAAGTGCGGATCGCGGGCGAGGCGGTTCCTGCGGCATTGACGACACCGCAACCGGTTGACCTGCAGCGCATCCTCGCTCAACTCGTCGAGCGCGGCGGCACGGACCTCGTTATGGAGGCTTCCTCGCACGCGCTCGCCCAGGGGCGGACGAGCCCTATCCGCTTCGACGTGGCCGGATTTACCAATCTCACCCAGGATCACCTCGACTACCACGAGACGCTCGAAGAGTATTTCAAAGCTAAGGCCTTACTTTTTGATGAGCAGCATTCTGCGCGCGGCGTCATCGTCGTTGACGACGAGTGGGGTCAGCGCTTGTATCGGGAGGTCAGCGCGGCGCGTCCGGGCTGCGTCGTCTCACTCTCGCTCGCTGGCAACGACGCCGACTGGCTTGCGACCTCCCGTGTCTCGGGCTCAGCCCAGCATCTGCACCTGGCCGGTCCGCTCGGCACTCTCGACACGCTGACGACGTTGCCAGGCGCTTTCAACGTGGCCAACGCTGCGTTGGCAGCTGTCATGGTGCTTGAGTCTGGCGTGTCGGTGCGTGAACTCGAGCAGGTACTCGGGCGGCGCGGCATAAGCCCGCAGATCCCCGGCCGGATGGAAGTTGTGGGAGAGCGCCCATACACGGTCGTGGATTTCGCCCACAACACCGATGCCCTCGTCAAGGCGATGGTGTCTTTGCGCCAATTGCGTGCGGGCAAACTCATCGTCCTCACCGGTGCCGCGGGTGATCGTGACCGCGGCAAGCGCCCCATGATGGCTGCGGCGGTAGCCAAGCACGCCGACTATCTCATCGTCACCGACGACGACCCGCACTCGGAAGACCCCGCCCAGATACGCAGCGAAATGATTGCGGGCATTCCCGAGGGTTTCGATTTTGTGGAAATTGGGGATCGTGAGACGGCCATTCGGGAAGCCATCACCACTGCAGCACGCGAAGACACTATCCTTATTGCTGGGCGCGGACACGAGACGATTCAGGATGTCGCGGGTACGGCCCGGCACATTGACGACCGCGTTGTGGCACGTAACGCACTCGCGCAGCGCATGGAGGAAGAATGA
- a CDS encoding UDP-N-acetylmuramoyl-tripeptide--D-alanyl-D-alanine ligase, whose amino-acid sequence MIPISIEQVGADAGGHFQVTPAADTVTAVVTDTRQIRGGELFVAIAGARVDGATLAGKAIAAGASAVLTATPEVALASGAPADRLIVTDDVLSALGSLARHSLRRARDRNPRLQVAAITGSVGKTTTKDLLASLLAIRGPIVAPAGSFNNEIGLPLTVLRADADTDTLVLEMGADHLGNIEYLTSIAPPDIGVVLAVARAHLGHFGGIENVAKAKAEMVTGVRAGGRVILNAGDERVRAMADLTDNEVRFFGDADLPGVHAADITVNERGQAAFTLVTATGRARVRLALIGEHHIWNALAAAAVADAYGIGVEHIAQILSATAAASPHRMAVSERDGIVIIDDSYNANPDSMRAGLDALEKLGRGRRTVAVLGAMLELGEESPTEHEAVGRYAAARGVDVVIGVGEETTALVEAARSAGVRVEHSTAESARDVVSAILAQGDVVLLKGSNGSGVWRVADALVGEDS is encoded by the coding sequence ATGATTCCGATCTCGATCGAGCAGGTAGGCGCCGATGCCGGTGGGCATTTTCAGGTGACACCAGCCGCGGACACCGTGACAGCCGTTGTCACTGACACTCGCCAAATCCGCGGAGGTGAACTCTTTGTGGCGATCGCTGGCGCGCGCGTGGATGGAGCGACGCTGGCAGGCAAAGCCATAGCGGCTGGCGCCAGCGCGGTACTTACCGCCACCCCGGAGGTCGCCCTTGCTTCGGGCGCGCCGGCAGATCGTCTCATCGTTACCGACGACGTCCTCTCGGCCCTCGGTTCTCTGGCCCGCCACTCACTGCGCCGGGCTCGTGACCGCAATCCGCGCCTCCAGGTCGCGGCCATCACTGGTTCGGTTGGCAAGACAACAACGAAAGATCTGCTCGCCTCACTGCTGGCTATCCGGGGGCCGATAGTCGCGCCCGCGGGTTCATTCAATAATGAGATCGGTCTGCCGCTGACGGTCTTACGCGCCGACGCCGATACGGACACCCTCGTCCTCGAAATGGGGGCAGATCACCTGGGTAATATCGAGTATTTGACCTCGATCGCGCCGCCTGACATCGGCGTCGTCTTGGCCGTCGCCCGCGCTCATCTGGGCCATTTTGGTGGCATTGAAAATGTAGCGAAAGCTAAAGCGGAAATGGTGACGGGCGTGCGCGCGGGCGGGAGGGTCATCCTCAACGCGGGCGACGAGCGCGTGCGGGCAATGGCAGACCTCACCGACAACGAGGTGCGTTTCTTTGGAGACGCTGACCTGCCCGGCGTCCACGCCGCGGATATAACGGTGAACGAGCGAGGGCAGGCGGCATTTACGCTAGTTACCGCGACGGGTCGCGCCCGCGTGAGACTCGCCCTGATCGGCGAACACCACATCTGGAATGCGCTGGCTGCCGCAGCCGTCGCGGACGCCTACGGCATCGGCGTCGAGCATATCGCCCAGATCCTCTCTGCTACCGCAGCCGCCAGCCCGCACCGGATGGCTGTGTCAGAGCGCGACGGAATTGTGATCATTGACGACTCCTACAATGCCAATCCCGATTCCATGCGGGCAGGCCTTGACGCCCTGGAAAAACTGGGGCGCGGGCGGCGTACGGTCGCCGTCCTGGGGGCCATGTTGGAACTCGGTGAGGAATCGCCAACGGAACACGAGGCCGTTGGGCGCTACGCCGCGGCTCGCGGGGTCGACGTCGTTATCGGCGTTGGCGAGGAGACCACGGCGCTGGTGGAGGCGGCGCGTAGCGCGGGAGTCCGCGTCGAACACAGCACAGCTGAATCTGCCCGTGACGTGGTTAGCGCGATCCTGGCCCAAGGTGACGTAGTCTTGCTTAAAGGCTCCAACGGATCGGGCGTGTGGCGCGTAGCTGATGCGCTAGTGGGAGAGGACAGCTAG
- the rsmH gene encoding 16S rRNA (cytosine(1402)-N(4))-methyltransferase RsmH codes for MVNADNNALHVPVLTRTCLELLAPALADGVLIDCTLGMGGHSEAFLREFPAIRVVGIDRDPTAIRLASERLAPFGERFVAVHTTYDDVDLVAGEYGHDGKVDAILMDLGVSSLQLDEAERGFSYAADAPLDMRMNPQIGLTAADILATASKAEIARILRVYGEEKFALRIAEAIVRRREVAALTRTAELVDIVRESIPAAARRTGGNPAKRTFQALRIAVNEELDVLEAAVPRALESLRVGGRLAVESYQSLEDRIVKDAFSAGAASTTPAGLPIELEDHKPYLKPLTRGAIKADSAEISRNPRSASVRLRAVERIAPTPAHLFKTDHYRKQN; via the coding sequence GTGGTAAACGCTGACAACAACGCGTTACACGTGCCAGTCCTTACTCGTACCTGCCTCGAATTACTTGCCCCTGCGCTCGCCGACGGCGTTCTCATTGACTGCACGCTCGGCATGGGCGGTCACTCTGAGGCGTTTTTGAGAGAGTTTCCGGCTATCCGCGTGGTCGGTATCGATCGCGATCCAACGGCCATCCGCCTCGCATCGGAGCGCCTTGCACCCTTCGGTGAGCGTTTCGTTGCCGTTCATACCACGTACGACGACGTCGACCTGGTCGCCGGCGAATACGGCCACGACGGCAAAGTGGATGCGATTCTTATGGATCTCGGCGTTTCGTCTCTTCAGTTGGACGAGGCGGAGCGTGGATTTTCCTACGCTGCGGACGCGCCGCTGGACATGCGGATGAATCCGCAGATCGGATTGACGGCGGCGGACATCCTGGCTACCGCGTCCAAGGCGGAGATTGCGCGAATCTTGCGGGTCTATGGCGAAGAAAAGTTCGCCCTGCGGATCGCTGAGGCGATTGTGCGGCGTCGTGAAGTAGCTGCGTTGACTCGAACAGCCGAGCTCGTCGACATCGTCCGGGAATCGATACCGGCGGCTGCCCGACGCACGGGCGGTAACCCTGCCAAGCGCACTTTCCAGGCGTTGCGTATCGCGGTCAACGAGGAGCTTGACGTTCTCGAGGCGGCCGTCCCGCGCGCCCTTGAGTCGCTGCGTGTGGGCGGGCGGCTCGCGGTCGAGTCCTATCAGTCCCTCGAGGATCGCATCGTGAAGGACGCCTTCTCGGCAGGGGCTGCCTCAACGACGCCGGCCGGTCTGCCTATCGAGCTCGAAGACCACAAGCCGTATCTCAAGCCACTCACGCGGGGAGCCATCAAGGCGGACTCTGCGGAAATATCGCGAAACCCGCGCAGCGCGTCGGTTCGCCTGCGCGCAGTGGAACGCATTGCACCAACTCCTGCACACCTGTTCAAAACTGACCACTACCGGAAGCAAAACTGA
- a CDS encoding peptidoglycan D,D-transpeptidase FtsI family protein, translating into MARTDDLTVRSAIRSYIRRGLGAGEGPDRPARKITNRRVQFLFRFVLAVALLLGLRLFYLQVVQAHNLSETAREFRSRTYPLEAKRGNIVDAHGAVLATSIERYNVRADQVEISKFVTRDDEGKITGAGPVAAAKVLAPVLGADPAELGGKLLGGERKSKWQLIASDISPDEWRAINALGVKGIYPERFMQRQYPGGTTAGTILGYLGQTEDSPTPVGRAGIEQQYDDVLAGTEGRVQFEVAAGGAVFPNSQRRETPAVDGGSVRLTIDADLQKATEDALNSVVRDQGAEWGTVVVIEKGTGRVLALADSNSPDPANLSATDPKDWHSRAVSAIVEPGSTGKVITYSAAINEGKVNPLDLFRVSTPMQMPNGEVIKDNDPHPAEKLTVAGTLAKSYNTGLVQIGDKLDDSVRHQYMVNYGLGQPTGIELPGEQAGVLPPYESWRGRTHYTTMFGQAWSATTLQLGQMMGVIANEGVYIPLHIVDGVESVKGEFTARTVAESRQVISKESAATMLEMMQAVTDPHSTGWKARVEGYNVAGKTGTAQVPDASGALTKRAGTFVGAIPAEDPKIIVASIVYNARGAGYGGDTAAAVFSGTANFAMRQMKIPPSQVPLARLPWTETELIHSKQ; encoded by the coding sequence ATGGCGCGGACCGATGATCTGACGGTCAGATCTGCCATACGTTCATATATCCGCCGCGGCCTTGGGGCGGGAGAGGGCCCGGATCGCCCGGCACGTAAAATAACGAACAGGCGTGTGCAGTTTCTTTTTAGATTTGTGCTTGCCGTTGCGCTCTTGCTCGGCCTTCGCCTGTTCTATCTGCAGGTCGTGCAAGCACATAATCTCTCCGAGACCGCTCGCGAGTTCCGCTCTCGTACCTATCCGTTGGAAGCTAAGCGCGGAAACATCGTCGATGCCCACGGTGCGGTTCTGGCCACCTCAATCGAGCGATACAACGTGCGTGCGGACCAGGTAGAGATTTCGAAGTTCGTCACTCGCGATGATGAGGGCAAGATTACAGGCGCGGGCCCCGTCGCGGCGGCCAAGGTTCTTGCGCCGGTTCTGGGGGCTGACCCAGCCGAACTTGGCGGCAAACTACTCGGAGGCGAGCGCAAGTCCAAGTGGCAACTTATCGCCTCCGATATTTCACCAGACGAGTGGCGGGCGATCAACGCGCTTGGCGTTAAGGGGATTTACCCGGAGCGCTTCATGCAGCGCCAGTACCCGGGCGGCACGACGGCGGGGACGATTCTGGGCTACCTCGGCCAGACTGAAGATTCGCCGACGCCGGTGGGACGGGCCGGCATTGAGCAACAGTACGACGACGTGCTCGCTGGAACCGAAGGCAGGGTGCAGTTCGAGGTAGCTGCCGGTGGAGCAGTGTTCCCGAACTCGCAGCGCCGCGAGACCCCGGCAGTCGACGGCGGATCCGTCCGCCTGACTATCGACGCCGACCTGCAAAAGGCCACCGAAGATGCGCTCAACAGCGTGGTTCGGGATCAAGGCGCGGAGTGGGGTACCGTCGTCGTGATCGAAAAGGGGACGGGACGAGTGCTGGCCTTGGCGGACTCGAATTCGCCCGATCCGGCGAATCTGTCAGCCACCGATCCGAAAGACTGGCATTCGCGTGCGGTCTCGGCGATAGTGGAGCCGGGATCGACCGGTAAGGTCATCACCTATTCGGCTGCGATCAACGAAGGCAAAGTCAATCCGCTAGATCTTTTCCGGGTATCGACGCCGATGCAGATGCCCAACGGTGAGGTGATCAAGGATAACGACCCGCATCCGGCGGAGAAGCTGACTGTGGCTGGTACCTTGGCAAAGTCGTATAACACGGGTCTGGTTCAGATTGGCGATAAGCTGGACGATTCCGTTCGTCACCAATACATGGTCAACTATGGACTCGGCCAGCCCACTGGAATTGAGCTGCCGGGAGAGCAAGCCGGCGTCTTGCCGCCATATGAGTCGTGGCGTGGGCGCACTCATTACACCACAATGTTTGGTCAGGCGTGGAGCGCTACCACGCTTCAGCTAGGTCAGATGATGGGTGTGATTGCCAACGAGGGGGTGTATATACCCTTGCATATCGTCGACGGGGTCGAAAGCGTCAAAGGCGAGTTCACCGCGCGCACGGTGGCTGAATCGCGTCAGGTGATCAGCAAAGAATCCGCAGCGACGATGCTCGAGATGATGCAGGCTGTCACCGATCCGCACTCGACAGGTTGGAAGGCGCGAGTCGAGGGATATAACGTGGCAGGCAAGACTGGTACCGCCCAGGTGCCGGACGCGTCGGGCGCACTCACTAAGCGTGCAGGCACTTTCGTGGGCGCCATTCCTGCAGAAGACCCGAAGATAATCGTGGCCTCGATCGTCTACAACGCCCGCGGCGCTGGCTACGGCGGCGACACCGCCGCGGCCGTCTTTAGCGGAACTGCCAATTTTGCTATGCGTCAAATGAAGATCCCGCCCTCGCAAGTTCCTCTTGCGCGGTTACCGTGGACTGAGACGGAACTCATCCATTCGAAGCAGTAG